In one Oleidesulfovibrio alaskensis DSM 16109 genomic region, the following are encoded:
- a CDS encoding SLC13 family permease yields MFISNKSLRNWLLVAGIAGAGAFALHNPENPRLTLYWFETIFAIAAFAFELMPMFATAVLLMTAYVVTGISSPDLAFVGWTTPIPWVCMCGMLIGVLMERTRLSNRIALLAITRIGTTPVRLYIAMIIAGYVIGAIIPDVITVTILFMTIASGMCASMKLEKGSVASTTLIMAAFFGATVPATNYLPNNVGIVGLLMVKEMGVPIEWLGFFVENVAFSLLVAAACVGILHVFGSRELGRYMQQCLSHAHDELHKMGRMSREESKTLLLTALALAAFATERLHGVPGYYAFVGVVLLGFTPLFSLLKKEDVEKVQFSILFFIVGCMAIGIVAGSLGIPALMAAEIVPYLKTVDSLSATSLLAYLTGILANFALTPVAAATSLSIPLAEIATSLGLEIKPLLYSFFYGLDQFLFPYELAAALIMFATGYVRMRYLVAIMAVRMICAAAAVWVVGATYWQWISF; encoded by the coding sequence ATGTTCATATCAAACAAATCTCTGCGTAACTGGCTGCTGGTGGCGGGCATTGCCGGTGCCGGCGCTTTTGCGCTGCATAATCCCGAAAACCCCCGTCTCACCCTGTACTGGTTCGAGACCATTTTCGCCATTGCCGCATTCGCCTTTGAGCTGATGCCCATGTTTGCCACGGCCGTACTGCTGATGACAGCCTATGTGGTGACGGGGATCAGCTCACCCGACCTCGCCTTTGTGGGCTGGACAACTCCCATTCCCTGGGTGTGCATGTGCGGCATGCTCATCGGTGTGCTGATGGAGCGGACCCGCCTTTCAAACCGCATAGCTCTGCTGGCCATCACGCGCATCGGCACCACGCCCGTGCGGCTGTACATAGCCATGATCATTGCGGGGTATGTCATCGGAGCCATTATTCCCGATGTCATCACAGTCACCATTCTGTTCATGACCATAGCCTCGGGCATGTGCGCCAGCATGAAGCTTGAAAAAGGCTCCGTTGCGTCCACCACGCTTATCATGGCTGCTTTTTTCGGCGCCACTGTGCCTGCCACCAACTATCTGCCCAACAACGTGGGCATAGTGGGGCTGCTTATGGTCAAGGAAATGGGCGTGCCCATCGAATGGCTGGGATTTTTTGTGGAAAACGTGGCGTTTTCGCTGCTGGTGGCCGCAGCCTGCGTGGGGATACTGCATGTTTTCGGCTCGCGCGAACTGGGGCGCTACATGCAGCAGTGCCTCAGCCATGCGCATGACGAACTGCACAAGATGGGCCGTATGAGCCGTGAAGAAAGCAAAACCCTGTTGCTTACCGCGCTGGCGCTGGCCGCTTTTGCCACAGAACGCCTGCACGGTGTGCCCGGCTACTACGCTTTTGTGGGGGTGGTGCTGCTGGGATTCACGCCGCTTTTCAGCCTGCTGAAAAAAGAAGATGTCGAAAAAGTCCAGTTTTCCATCCTGTTCTTTATCGTGGGCTGCATGGCCATCGGTATTGTGGCGGGCAGTCTGGGCATACCGGCACTTATGGCGGCAGAAATCGTGCCGTATCTCAAAACTGTGGACAGTCTTTCCGCCACATCGCTGCTGGCCTATCTTACCGGTATTCTGGCTAACTTTGCGCTTACTCCCGTGGCAGCGGCCACCTCGCTCAGTATTCCTCTGGCCGAGATAGCCACCAGCCTCGGGCTGGAAATCAAGCCGCTGCTGTACAGCTTCTTCTACGGCCTTGATCAGTTTCTGTTCCCTTACGAACTGGCCGCCGCGCTTATAATGTTTGCCACAGGCTATGTGCGCATGCGCTATCTGGTGGCCATCATGGCGGTGCGCATGATCTGCGCAGCCGCCGCCGTGTGGGTGGTGGGCGCCACCTACTGGCAGTGGATATCCTTCTGA
- a CDS encoding DMT family transporter yields the protein MSYRMILAALAVVHIVWGGGFIVLKVVQEHLALEHILLGRVILASLLYLLLWKRIPSPCYRKGDWKVLLLLALCEPFLLFTFETLGLRYTSASQGGMIVACVPLTVALGAFAVYREKIGRRCLAGIVCAVCGVVVVSALATAGDQAPAPLLGNLFIFCAVLASTCYALSVKHLCARYHYMYLAGVQVFGATVLFVPGALMQPLPPAHVLFSPQVAGSLLYLGLGITFLVYFVINYALTRIKAAVVIQFANLIPVSTLVFAYIFLGERLSSAQYAGVGLVLAGVLLAGASGSGELNTGKKEGEAHAQKACAAEGAAGD from the coding sequence ATGTCTTATAGAATGATTCTTGCGGCGCTGGCCGTGGTTCATATCGTCTGGGGCGGCGGATTCATCGTGCTCAAGGTGGTGCAGGAGCATCTGGCGCTGGAGCATATCCTGCTGGGCAGGGTTATACTGGCGTCGCTGCTGTACCTGCTGCTGTGGAAGCGGATTCCTTCTCCGTGCTACCGCAAGGGGGACTGGAAGGTGCTGCTTCTGCTTGCGCTTTGCGAACCGTTTCTGCTGTTCACGTTCGAGACTCTGGGGCTGCGTTACACATCGGCCTCGCAGGGAGGCATGATTGTCGCCTGTGTGCCTCTTACCGTGGCGCTGGGGGCCTTTGCTGTGTACCGTGAAAAAATCGGGCGGCGGTGTCTGGCGGGCATAGTGTGCGCGGTATGCGGGGTGGTCGTGGTATCTGCTCTGGCAACGGCGGGCGATCAGGCACCCGCACCGCTGCTGGGCAACTTATTTATTTTCTGCGCCGTGCTGGCGTCAACCTGTTATGCCCTCAGCGTCAAGCATCTGTGCGCACGCTATCATTATATGTACCTTGCCGGAGTACAGGTTTTCGGCGCCACGGTGCTGTTTGTGCCCGGGGCGCTCATGCAGCCGCTGCCGCCTGCACATGTGCTGTTCAGTCCTCAGGTTGCGGGGTCGCTTCTGTATCTGGGGCTGGGCATCACGTTTCTTGTCTATTTTGTCATCAACTACGCGCTTACACGCATAAAAGCCGCGGTGGTCATTCAGTTCGCCAACCTTATTCCGGTATCCACGCTGGTGTTCGCCTATATTTTTCTGGGCGAGCGGCTTTCGTCCGCCCAGTATGCGGGGGTGGGGCTGGTGCTGGCGGGGGTGCTGCTGGCGGGGGCGTCGGGATCGGGCGAGCTGAACACCGGAAAAAAGGAAGGAGAGGCACATGCGCAGAAGGCATGTGCCGCGGAAGGTGCCGCCGGAGACTGA